CCACAAATATTCTTCCACCGGAGAGGTGACTGATTTTGTTTTTGTTGACAACAAATGAACGGTGAACCCGCAGAAAAATGCCTGCCGGTAGTGTATCCGTAAAAGTGGAAAATGGCATTTTAGTGAGGTAGGTGGCTCCGTTTGTAACTACTTTGGTGTAGTTTCCCTGTGCTTCTACATACAGGCAATCGCCGTAGGTCAACTGATAAATATTCCCCTCGCTCCTGATAAAAAGGGATTTAGTTTCGTCTTCTTTGACAGCGGGATTTAATTTTTCTTTTACCTTATCAACCGCCACGATAAATCGTTCGAGGGAAAACGGTTTGAGCAGGTAATCCACTGCCGCCAGGTCAAAGGCGTTTACTGCATACTCCTGGTAAGCGGTGGTAAAAACTACGAGTGGTGCGTTTTTCAGCGTATTGATAAAGCTGATGCCACTCAATACCGGCATATTGATATCGAGGAAAGCCAGGTCAGTTGGGTGTGTTGACAGAAACGATTTTGCCTCGAGGGCATTCCCGAATTCGCCCAGTATACGCAGGAAAGACAGATGCCCGCAATAACTGCGGATGATAGACCTGGCCGTGGGCTCGTCGTCTACGATGATACAGGTAATCGTTTCATGCATATTTTATACTGAGTTTCAATTCGGTAAAATAGCGGTCGTGCTGTGCGTATTGCCTGAGTGTATAATTATTATTGTACAGGAGATTAAGCCTTTTGATAGTATTAGCAAGACCCACCCCTGAATTATCGTCCGGCAATTCGCTTACCGGCGCATTTTGCTGATAAGAATTAGTTACTTCCATGCAAATGAAATTATCGTCCAGTGTCAATGCCAGATCTATGTAAACCTGTTGTCCGGTGGTATTCCCTGCATGTTTAAATGCATTTTCAACAAAAACGATTAATACCAGTGGAGCAATCTGTATACCGGTATCGGCTATACGGGGAGTATCTGTTTTCAGCACCAGCCGGTCGCTCATCCTGATCTGCTGGAACGCTATATAGGTGTTGATATATTCCAGCTCGTCTTTCAGCGGCACAAAAGTTTTCCTTGCTCCGTAAACTGAATAGCGCAGCAGATGCGATAGTTTTAACAACAGCTGCGGTACCCTTTCAGGTTGATCTATGGAGATACCGTATAGGTTATTGAGTACGTTGAACAGAAAATGAGGGCTTAACTGCGCCTGCAGCAGTCCGAATTCGCTTTCCTTTTGCGCTGCTTTAGCCTTTGCTTCTCTTAATTCCCGCTCCATTGATACCCGTATGAGTTTGAGTAATATTCCTGTGATCAGTCCGGCTGAGAAAAAAGGTACGGAACCATATAGCAATTCTAAAAATTCGGCATGACGATAGCCCAGCAGGTATTTGATTGTTACAAAATCCACACATAGCAATGCAGCAGCTACCAGCAGCGAATAAACTACAAACGGCAACAGTTGTCCTTTCAGATAATAGCGCCCGCATAACCACCGGCCGGCGTAGATATATGCCATGAAGAAAAGGCCATTAGCCACGGCGGGGCCTATACTATTAAAATGAAATCCTCCCGCATAAAACAGATACGCCCAAAGGGCCAGCATACCCAGTACAGCCACCGTAAAAACCAGGTGGCGCTTCCATATTTTTCCGTTGATCAGTTGCTGAATGGTGAACATATCATAAAATTCGGCAAATCCCCATGCGGATATTCCATTTCCTACAGATAATACCCAAACGGTGACGGATACCCTAAAAACGGTGACGAAATATCAGATCCCCTCCGGATAACCCGCTGCCACCTCAACACCACTATCCGGCCCCCTCTTTTTGCCGGCGCCGGAGGCTTTACCAAATTTACCGGAAAAAGCGCAATCTATGAGATCAGGACTGCTTTTATGGCTGCTACTATCCATGCTGCCGGGATATCCGGCCCTGGCGCAAAAAGACAGCAGCAAATTATCGGGGCAGGCTAAGCGCCAGTTAAAGGAAGTGACGGTAAGCGCCAGAAAACCGCTGGTAGAGCATCACATCGACCGTACCATTGTAAATATCGAAGCGATGATTACTGCAGCCGGCAGCAATCTGCTGGAAGCACTTGCCAAAAGCCCGGGAGTGAGCGTAGACTTAAATGACGGGATCAGTCTTAACGGCAGGCATAATGTGCTCGTATTGATCGATGATAAACCTACCTATCTTTCTGCCGCTGCATTAGGCGCATATCTGAGATCGCTTCCGGCCAGCCTGGCCGACAGGATAGAGCTCATTTCCAACCCGCCTGCCAAATACGACGCAGCCGGAGGCGCCATCATCAATATAGTGCTGAAAAAAAACAGGGCGATGGGATTAGATGGCAATATTAACCTGGGATATACCCAGTGGGTATATGCACGAACAAACGACGCCCTGAATGTCAATTTCAAAACACAAAAAGTGAATCTATCCGGCAACCTCAGTTATTCCGGTGAACATAATTACTACGATGAAACCAATGCCAGGTACTTTTACGGGCCTGATGGCGCACCATTGCGCACCGTACTTTTACATAACCGGTACCAGTCTGGTTACGACAGCTGGAATGCCCGAATGGGAATGGATTATTTTGTTACTCCGAAAACGGTTGTGGGGGCGGTATTCACCGGAAATATAAATCCGAAAACCGACTGGCTGGGATACAACAGCCATCAGTACAGTAGTGATATGCGCCCTGACACCATTGCCAGCGGGTATACCAGCGGGAAATATGACTGGAAGAAAGCAGGGCTGAACCTGAACTTCCTGCATAAGTTCGATAGTACCGGCCAGACGGTAACCGCTGATGTTGACTACCTGCACTACTATTCCGGCTCGAGCCAGGTTTC
The genomic region above belongs to Chitinophaga sp. 180180018-3 and contains:
- a CDS encoding LytTR family DNA-binding domain-containing protein, which translates into the protein MHETITCIIVDDEPTARSIIRSYCGHLSFLRILGEFGNALEAKSFLSTHPTDLAFLDINMPVLSGISFINTLKNAPLVVFTTAYQEYAVNAFDLAAVDYLLKPFSLERFIVAVDKVKEKLNPAVKEDETKSLFIRSEGNIYQLTYGDCLYVEAQGNYTKVVTNGATYLTKMPFSTFTDTLPAGIFLRVHRSFVVNKNKISHLSGGRIFVGTYEIPVAASYRQDLFKAIGLE
- a CDS encoding histidine kinase; this encodes MFTIQQLINGKIWKRHLVFTVAVLGMLALWAYLFYAGGFHFNSIGPAVANGLFFMAYIYAGRWLCGRYYLKGQLLPFVVYSLLVAAALLCVDFVTIKYLLGYRHAEFLELLYGSVPFFSAGLITGILLKLIRVSMERELREAKAKAAQKESEFGLLQAQLSPHFLFNVLNNLYGISIDQPERVPQLLLKLSHLLRYSVYGARKTFVPLKDELEYINTYIAFQQIRMSDRLVLKTDTPRIADTGIQIAPLVLIVFVENAFKHAGNTTGQQVYIDLALTLDDNFICMEVTNSYQQNAPVSELPDDNSGVGLANTIKRLNLLYNNNYTLRQYAQHDRYFTELKLSIKYA